Proteins from a genomic interval of Cyprinus carpio isolate SPL01 chromosome A21, ASM1834038v1, whole genome shotgun sequence:
- the LOC109060160 gene encoding ankyrin-1-like isoform X2: MAQAAKQIRKNKDLHELAAQELREKEEEKIKKRNRSRDRRRKTDTSTSFLRAARSGNLEKALDHIKNGIDINIANQNGLNGLHLASKEGHVKMVLELLHNGIDLETTTKKGNTALHIAALAGQEKVIAELVNYGANVNAQSQKGFSPLYMAAQENHLEVVKYLLEHGASQSLPTEDGFTPLAVALQQGHENVVALLINYGTKGKVRLPALHIAARNDDTRTAAVLLQNDPNPDVLSKTGFTPLHIAAHYENLSVAQLLLNRGANVNFTPKNGITPLHIASRRGNVIMVRLLLDRGAQIDAKTKDELTPLHCAARNGHVRVVEILLDQGAPIQAKTKNGLSPIHMAAQGDHMDCVRQLLQYNAEIDDITLDHLTPLHVAAHCGHHRMVKVLLDKGAKANARALNGFTPLHIACKKNHMRSMDLLLKHSASLEAVTESGLTPLHVAAFMGHLNIVKSLLQRGASPNASNVKVETPLHMAARAGHCEVAQFLLQNNAQVDAKAKDDQTPLHCAARMGHKELVKLLLEHKANPDSATTAGHTPLHIAAREGHSQTTRILLDGNAQQTKMTKKGFTPLHVACKYGKVDVAELLLERGANPNAAGKNGLTPLHVAVHHNNLDVVKLLVSKGGSPHITARNGYTALHIAAKQNQLEVASSLLQYGANANSESLQGITPLHLASQEGQPDMVVLLISKQANVNLGNKNGLTPLHLVAQEGHVGIADMLVKQGASVYAASRMGYTPLHVACHYGNIKMVKFLLQQQAHVNSKTRLGYTPLHQAAQQGHTDIVTLLLKHGALPNEITTNGTSPLGIAKRLGYISVIDVLKLVTEESVSMITTEKHRMSFPETVDEILDLSEDEGDELLGMDGARYLKLDDLKDQDDDFLSPKKTLRDFESGMGTTPYSPAIPRIPCVSPETVMLDQYTPVPLPKEYDEDSLIPSSPATETSDNVSPVASPIHTGFLVSFMVDARGGSMRGSRHNGLRVIIPPRTCAAPTRITCRLVKPQKLTTPPPLVEGEGLASRIISLGPSSMQFLGPVIVEIPHFASLSRGDRELVVLRSENGSVWKEHRNRYGDDVLETILNGMDEDLESQEELEKKRIRRIISTDFPLYFAVVSRIQQESDLIGPEGGQLASKLVPQVQAIFPDTAVTKRVRLGLQAQPIPDELLTRQLGNQATFSPVVTVEPRRRKFHRPIGLRVPLPPSWRESPRDAGEGDTTSLRLLCSVIGGTAPAQWEDITGTTKLMYSHNCANFTTNVSARFWLADCPRTAEAVTFANLLYRELMSVPYMAKFVVFAKMNDAREGRLRCYCMTDDKIDKTLELHENFSEVARSRDIEVMEGMPLHLECSGNLVPVRKATQQPRSFSFQAFRDNRLPVSVKVRDANKEATGFLSFLRKSTKYEDTQHVLCNLNITMPPCVKVVGSDERRRTLTPLALRERYSALNESGLATVNATERTELKITVIAEQLGLSWTELARELQFSVDDINRIRVENPNSLLDQSSALLNLWVSREGKMAKMENLHGALKNIDRADIVKFLEAQAPQVLPEAAEEGACRLADRDSALLSPSVVNGYGLVQEELLSPASMQYSLPSPLGIEPYWQEVSSLECAPIATTEEDTMMEMSDVQVWPAGVSPSLVTVEDSSLDGSSRADDSEANTLSLPCSSLGRPSSGASGASGSIMELEEEEEEEDIEEDDIQHEHVSASTEKARASGAVPKANYNGQAGGQRSEDKRTEVAAVAEGSSLTGVARGGGKVGKGTSSEEKFSVLTGQQLYAQLCERTGLTRALEHNGDRLSGGAFQPYSQEKDSLHSWSQPKARQTMEVMMSSSQDHHQSPVAQEALLTPVCDTGHSEVLQGRLLGTQPFDKGLGFSHQEGELRAWDQDRRKAQKDDPIDLTSDHQHEEQFTDEHGNVVTKLGMDGKRDVQTVKHSSLRRVKH, encoded by the exons ACAGACACATCAACCAGTTTCCTCCGTGCTGCACGCTCAGGTAATCTGGAGAAGGCTCTGGACCATATCAAAAATGGAATAGACATCAACATAGCCAATCag AATGGGCTTAATGGGTTGCACTTGGCCTCCAAAGAAGGCCATGTTAAGATGGTGCTGGAGCTGCTGCACAATGGAATTGACTTGGAGACTACTACAAAG AAAGGGAATACCGCCCTTCACATTGCTGCTCTGGCTGGTCAAGAGAAAGTGATTGCTGAACTGGTCAATTATGGTGCCAACGTCAATGCCCAGTCTCAG AAAGGTTTCAGTCCCCTGTACATGGCAGCACAGGAGAACCACTTAGAAGTGGTAAAATATCTACTTGAACATGGAGCCAGTCAGAGCCTTCCAACTGAG GATGGCTTTACTCCTTTGGCGGTAGCTCTTCAGCAGGGTCACGAGAACGTGGTGGCCCTCCTGATAAACTATGGCACCAAGGGCAAAGTGCGTCTGCCGGCCCTGCACATCGCAGCACGCAACGACGACACACGCACTGCTGCCGTTCTGCTGCAGAACGACCCAAACCCAGACGTCCTCAGcaaa ACCGGCTTTACTCCTCTCCACATCGCAGCCCATTATGAGAATCTCAGTGTCGCACAGCTTTTGTTAAACAGAGGAGCCAACGTGAACTTCACGCCGAAG AATGGGATCACTCCATTACATATCGCTTCCAGGAGGGGGAATGTGATTATGGTGCGGCTGCTGTTGGACAGAGGAGCTCAGATAGATGCCAAGACAAAG GATGAGCTGACGCCGCTGCATTGTGCAGCCAGGAACGGTCATGTACGTGTGGTGGAGATCCTGCTAGACCAGGGTGCTCCCATTCAGGCCAAGACCAAG AACGGTCTGTCCCCAATCCACATGGCAGCGCAGGGCGATCACATGGACTGCGTGAGGCAGCTGCTGCAATACAACGCAGAGATCGATGACATTACCCTCGACCACCTGACCCCACTGCATGTGGCAGCACACTGTGGGCATCACCGCATGGTCAAGGTGCTGTTGGACAAGGGGGCAAAAGCTAATGCTCGTGCTCTG AATGGATTCACTCCATTGCACATTGCCTGCAAGAAGAACCACATGCGGTCTATGGACCTTCTGCTGAAGCACTCAGCGTCTCTGGAGGCCGTAACTGAG TCGGGTCTGACCCCTCTTCATGTGGCTGCGTTCATGGGGCATCTCAATATAGTGAAGAGTCTGCTTCAGAGAGGAGCTTCACCCAACGCATCTAATGTA AAAGTGGAGACCCCTTTGCACATGGCTGCTAGAGCGGGGCACTGTGAGGTGGCTCAGTTCCTGCTACAGAACAATGCACAGGTGGATGCCAAAGCCAAG GATGATCAAACCCCCTTGCACTGTGCCGCTCGAATGGGACATAAGGAGCTGGTGAAGCTGCTCTTGGAACATAAAGCCAATCCAGACTCGGCCACCACAGCAGGTCACACTCCTTTGCACATCGCCGCCCGCGAGGGACACTCCCAAACCACACGCATCCTGCTCGACGGGAATGCACAACAAACCAAAATGACCAAG AAAGGATTTACTCCTCTACATGTAGCATGTAAATACGGGAAAGTGGATGTGGCGGAGCTGCTTTTGGAAAGAGGGGCCAATCCCAATGCAGCTGGAAAG AATGGCTTGACCCCTTTGCACGTGGCCGTCCATCACAACAACCTTGATGTAGTCAAGCTGCTGGTCAGCAAGGGCGGCTCTCCGCACATCACAGCGAGA AATGGCTACACAGCCCTGCATATCGCAGCCAAGCAGAACCAACTAGAGGTGGCAAGCAGTCTGCTGCAGTATGGAGCTAATGCCAACTCGGAGTCACTTCAGGGCATCACCCCGCTTCACCTGGCGTCACAGGAAGGGCAACCTGACATGGTGGTGCTGCTCATATCCAAACAGGCCAATGTTAACCTGGGAAACAAG aatGGGCTGACACCTCTGCACCTGGTTGCTCAGGAAGGGCATGTGGGCATTGCAGACATGCTGGTGAAGCAGGGTGCTTCAGTCTATGCAGCCTCAAGG atGGGCTACACACCCTTACATGTGGCATGTCACTATGGGAACATAAAGATGGTCAAGTTCTTACTCCAGCAGCAAGCACATGTTAACAGCAAGACAAGA CTGGGATACACTCCTTTACATCAAGCAGCCCAGCAGGGTCATACAGACATCGTCACCCTGCTGCTGAAACATGGAGCCCTGCCAAATGAGATCACCACT AATGGGACGTCACCTCTGGGTATCGCTAAGCGGCTAGGGTACATCTCTGTCATTGATGTGCTGAAACTGGTTACTGAGGAATCCGTGTCTATG ATCACCACCGAGAAGCATCGCATGAGTTTCCCGGAGACGGTGGATGAAATACTGGACTTGTCAGAAGATGAAG GTGATGAACTTCTCGGGATGGACGGGGCTCGCTATTTGAAGCTGGATGACCTGAAAGACCAGGATGATGATTTTCTGTCCCCCAAGAAAACCCTGAGAGACTTTGAGAGTGGGATGGGCACGAC ACCTTACTCACCTGCAATTCCCAGAATTCCATGTGTGTCACCTGAAACTGTCATGTTGGACCAg TACACACCTGTCCCTTTGCCAAAGGAGTATGACGAGGACTCTCTAATCCCCAGTAGTCCAGCCACAGAGACCTCAGACAACGTTAGCCCAGTGGCCAGCCCCATCCACACTGG GTTTCTGGTCAGCTTCATGGTGGATGCGAGAGGCGGGTCCATGCGTGGCAGCAGGCATAATGGTCTGCGTGTGATCATCCCACCGCGCACCTGCGCCGCCCCCACACGCATCACTTGCCGTCTGGTCAAACCGCAGAAACTCACCACCCCACCTCCTCTCGTGGAGGGAGAGGGACTCGCATCTCGTATTATCTCCCTAGGGCCTTCCAGCATGCAGTTTCTGGG GCCGGTGATAGTGGAGATCCCTCATTTCGCGTCCTTGAGCCGAGGTGATCGGGAACTAGTGGTTCTCCGAAGTGAGAATGGCTCCGTATGGAAAGAGCATCGAAACCGCTATGGCGATGATGTTCTAGAAACCATCCTTAATGGCATGGATGAAG ATCTGGAAAGTCAGGAGGAGCTGGAGAAGAAAAGAATCCGCCGCATCATCTCCACAGACTTCCCTCTCTACTTTGCTGTGGTGTCACGTATCCAGCAGGAGAGCGATCTTATAGGTCCGGAGGGAGGTCAGCTGGCAAGTAAGCTGGTACCCCAGGTCCAGGCCATTTTCCCTGACACGGCGGTCACTAAGAGGGTCCGACTTGGCCTACAG GCCCAGCCAATCCCTGATGAGTTGCTGACTCGGCAGTTAGGAAACCAGGCCACATTCAGTCCCGTTGTGACAGTGGAGCCTCGTCGACGAAAATTCCACCGACCAATCGGGCTGCGTGTCCCTTTACCTCCATCCTGGAGGGAGAGTCCACGCGATGCCGGTGAAGGAGACACTACTAGCCTCCGCCTCCTCTGCAGTGTTATTG GTGGCACTGCTCCCGCTCAGTGGGAGGACATCACTGGCACTACCAAGCTCATGTATTCCCACAACTGTGCCAACTTCACCACCAATGTGTCCGCAAG GTTCTGGCTGGCGGACTGTCCACGAACGGCGGAGGCCGTGACCTTCGCCAACCTGCTGTACCGTGAGCTGATGTCAGTTCCATACATGGCCAAATTTGTGGTATTTGCTAAGATGAATGATGCCAGAGAGGGCCGTCTGCGCTGTTACTGCATGACCGATGACAAAATAGACAAAACCCTTGAGCTGCATGAGAACTTCTCTGAAGTGGCCCGCAGCAGGGACATTGAG GTGATGGAGGGGATGCCGCTACACTTAGAATGTTCCGGAAACCTGGTGCCTGTGAGAAAAGCTACCCAGCAGCCCCGTAGCTTCAGTTTCCAGGCCTTCAGAGACAACCGGCTACCTGTCTCTGTAAAG GTGagagatgccaataaagaagccACCGGGTTCCTGTCCTTCCTGCGCAAGTCCACCAAGTACGAGGACACGCAGCACGTGCTGTGCAACCTCAACATCACCATGCCTCCCTGCGTCAAG gTGGTGGGTAGTGACGAGCGGCGGAGAACGTTGACCCCTCTCGCCCTGAGGGAGAGGTACAGCGCCCTGAACGAGTCTGGCCTGG CCACTGTGAATGCCACAGAGAGAACCGAGCTTAAGATCACAGTAATAGCAGAACAGCTGGGACTGAGCTGGACCG AGCTTGCGAGGGAGCTGCAGTTCAGTGTGGATGACATAAACCGGATCAGAGTGGAGAATCCCAACTCCCTCCTGGACCAGAGTTCAGCTCTGCTCAACCTGTGGGTCAGCCGAGAGGGAAAGATGGCCAAGA TGGAGAACCTTCATGGAGCTTTGAAGAACATTGACCGGGCAGATATTGTGAAGTTTCTGGAGGCTCAGGCTCCACAGGTGCTTCCCGAGGCGGCGGAGGAAGGAGCCTGCAGACTGGCTGATCGTGACTCCGCTCTGCTTTCCCCTAGTGTCGTCAACG GTTACGGGCTGGTGCAGGAGGAGCTGCTCTCCCCTGCTTCAATGCAGTACAGCCTGCCCTCTCCGCTGGGCATCGAGCCCTACTGGCAAGAGGTGTCGAGTCTTGAGTGTGCGCCCATTGCCACCACTGAGGAGGACACTATGATGGAGATGTCAGATGTGCAGGTGTGGCCGGCGGGGGTCAGTCCATCCCTAGTGACCGTTGAGGATTCATCCCTGGATGGTAGTAGCCGCGCAGACGACTCAGAGGCCAACACATTGAGCCTGCCCTGCAGCAGTTTGGGGAGGCCCAGCAGTGGAGCCAGTGGGGCAAGCGGCTCCATCAtggagctggaggaggaggaggaggaagaggatatAGAGGAAGACGACATACAGCACGAGCACGTGTCGGCAAGCACAGAAAAAGCGAGGGCCAGCGGCGCCGTCCCAAAGGCCAACTACAATGGGCAAGCTGGAGGTCAGAGGTCGGAGGACAAGAGGACAGAGGTGGCAGCGGTGGCGGAGGGCAGCAGTTTGACGGGTGTAGCTAGAGGAGGAGGAAAGGTTGGAAAAGGGACAAGTTCAGAGGAAAAGTTTTCTGTTCTTACAGGGCAACAGCTCTACGCTCAGTTGTGCGAGAGAACCGGACTGACCCGGGCCCTTGAACACAACGGGGACAG GCTCAGTGGCGGTGCCTTCCAGCCTTACTCGCAGGAGAAAGACTCCCTTCACAGCTGGTCCCAACCCAAAGCAAGGCAGACCATGGAGGTCATGATGTCATCGTCCCAGGACCACCATCAGTCACCTGTAGCACAGGAGGCCCTGCTTACACCGGTATGTGATACAGGCCATTCCGAGGTCCTGCAGGGGCGTCTGCTGGGCACTCAGCCCTTTGATAAAGGGCTGGGTTTCTCCCATCAGGAGGGGGAATTACGTGCATGGGACCAGGACAGACGGAAGGCACAG AAGGATGATCCAATAGATCTCACCAGTGATCATCAACATGAAGAGCAGTTTACTGATGAGCATGGGAATGTTGTGACCAAG TTGGGCATGGATGGGAAAAGGGATGTCCAGACTGTGAAGCACTCCAGTCTGCGGAGAGTAAAGCactga